The Plasmodium chabaudi chabaudi strain AS genome assembly, chromosome: 14 genome contains the following window.
attgaattttttgaaaattcgaaaatgtttatatcaGTATTTGGTAAATCAGGTTAtcgtatattatatgcctATGGAATAACATTAATATCTTtactaaaaattttatttttatggtTTATAATTCTTGAaccatatttaaaatgggCATACTTTAAATCAAaagcatattatttatccTTAGATGcaacaacaaaaaaatatataataggtGTAGCATTATCTTTTatgctatttttatatcttatatatgcaggagttataaaatatacattaaacaaaattacaaaattttataaatatttgttaaaaaaattattcaagTTAAATAACTTTTTGTTCCGCatatttccatatattataagtatactactatatttaatattaataaaaacaatacaGCTCAAGTATAttcacttttttatttattcaatatttttccCCTTACCATCATTATATtcgattattattattggaaaatatgtatatttaccccatataaataaatgttttataGATTCTATATctgaaaaatgtattatagAAAGTGATGAAAATGCAAACAAATCGAATATGCTAAAAGATAGTGAATCAACAGAAAACATTCTTGTGAaatcagaaaaaaataatccaGGATTACATTATAGAAAGGGAGAGAACAAAATGGGAAATGAAACCTCTGATAGCCATCAAgttgatgataataaacCTATGATAACAAATGAGgcagaaaatgataatcaaaaggatgaaaaaaagaaaaacgaaaaaacattttttccttttagTTTTGAAAATTTCAAGTTaggtttaaaaaaaaagaaaatggaTTCATTACAAAGTGCAAGCACTGAAAGTCTATCAAGCTGCTTAGTAAATCAATCAGAAAATCGTAAATTTTCAGATTCCTCTCAAGatattgataataaagataaaatgtattatgatgttttaattttattagaaTATTGgctatttattaatattttgaaatttttaagctatttcttttttttcaaaagaTTTAATAAAGGATCACATATCTTTGAATATTTTGTCTTACTTACAATATGTATTAATGTTAGCGAAAAAATGCATGAATtcgtatttttaaaaagttacaAATCATCTATATTAGTTCGAGCATTGAAAAATACTATAATTAGTGTCTTGGatgtaattttatattccttATTTAATGTTAGACTAAATAGTGAAAGCGATCAAAACAAGAAAAGTAGTAATGATATGGGATATGTTGAAAGaagtaatataataatgaaagtAGTAAACATTGtaaaagataaattaaaattaaatgaatcAGTAAGCTTTGGTATTACTTGTGTCAAATCTattattaaagaaaatgttgcagaaaatattaaattaccaatttatattaaaattatggttaatataataatttatatgcctcaattaatattattaattttccCATCATTTAttcttaaaatatattttttatatttctttttaattttcccAATATTTGGATCTCTTAAATGCTTagaagacaaaaaaaatattcataataaaatatattttatatgctattttttcttttataatattgctACAATTACAGTAAATCATGCAGTTTTCAAAAGATTacctttttataatttatacaaaattttaattactATTTCAGTTCAAAGTAttcttaaatatatttttaatattcttAAAATGAAGGAATGagccatttttttttttcaagaCTTGTAGACAAATGGATATCTTTCCATTCTATTcgcttttttattttttatatcctattttgttattttatttattctatttttttgttacatTGGGATGTTATTTATcccaattatatatttgtacaaaattaaataaaatttacactaaaattaaaataatatttatattatatcatcatttatttgttaattttttttataaactaATACCATGgggaattataaaaaaataatccatCATGTGTCTATGTGTCCTCACTATACAAGTGAtactttataattttcttcatagttaaaaaaaatgacacctttcaaaaatgtaataactAAATACAATATCATAATAcctttaattaaaaataatcctTACTATTTAAAGTAACATATACTTATAACCTAGTACACCAGTGgtgattttaatttttttagttcaTAACATTTACACCATTCGCATATTAATAGTGTGCACTTTTTCCATAAGTGAAAAAAACGATTGTATAAGCTACtatatttgttaaatttCTCTcagttattttttacatttgtTGTGTTTCGAATAGGTCTATATGTGTAGATATTTTATGTGGATTTTCGTGCACAAGCTTATgcaaaaatgcatatataaatagtagggaaaaaatatggatatgcatattaaaGAATTTTGATCTACTGAATATGGAAAGAATAATTGATGCGCCATACATAcgtaaaatataatgaatgtaaaaataataaaacaatatatgcTCATAAAGACGACCACgaaatttgtaaaaaaaattatttttctaaattaactatgataatataaatggcatttataaaataaatgaaagaaaaaaaacaattcatatttttataactattataaagaatttcttattacaaattttttttctatactTTTTAATCATACTTATAAAGTTTAGTTCaacaacaaaaaatgtCCTTGACCACTTggaatatgcatatacacatatgtaTGCGCATATATTGGCGCAAATACACGAACatgtttaattattattccaatttaattttaatgatgTGGATTTATTTCCTGATCATAGTGTTCCAAATTTTCAATTTGCTTAACTTCATATTCATCAGTTAAATCATCTGCAAAATGATCAATTTCTTGCTCAGGGTCTTCATCGTCAATAATTTCGTTGTTAAATCTAAAACTGCTTGTACCTTCGTTACTTAATTTACTTTCGGGTTTGTCAGAtcctttattttctataataGGTTTAAGAGCATTTTCTAAGTTTTTATCTAATAAGTCTGCTGCTTTTAAACCTACATATTCAGAAATGTCCTTTACATAAatcttcaatttttttatatcatcatcATTTATCTCATCTTCATCATGGtcttcttttatataattgctTACggtattttgtatttttgtaGCTAATTCAGAAGCTAGATCATCTTTAATATCATCTAagtctttatttttcacatagccattttttatgagatccataaaattatatccaGTCTCACtccattttgtatttaattttccattttgaGCGTTCAAATTTGCCTTGTTTTCACTTCCATTATTTGATGACCCTTTTATATTCATGCACTCGTATTGAGCATTTTGGGAGCtcaacaaaaataataatagacaCCCTATAGCTGATGTTGGAATATTAATACGCTTCATTGTGTGTAGTATATACTTGATTTTTTactaattattataatgtaaatattttaatcttaataaatatatattttcttgcCGATTATGTAtcttattttgtttattttaatttttaaaattttatatattaaacgATAATcctaatgaaaataattgactcataaatatgtaaaacataaaaaatatttttatatcattaaattatataccaCTAAATacgattttaaaaaagctGCTTGTAGAGTTACTTgtcttaaaatatatatattacggatattaattttatattcattttacgtttgttaaattttcttattttgcACATAAGCAATTTTTACTAAAATCTACAATTTTTAGTGTATATTCAcaatttacatatttttatgataaaaaaaaataagtgtgcacatatacaaattttttttttttattcttttttttgtgcaATGTGTATTTCCTTTATTTGAACATATTAGCTAAGAACACTGGCTAGATTGTGATGtgattgattttttttttcatatttaatgataataactAGGTATGCATTGAACTGAAGATACATGacttttttcttaaaatattcaatgGAAATTGTTAagcttttttaaatgtaatcctatatattttttcgatactattttttatagaagAAACacctaatttttttgagcAATTGAGCTTTTAAtagattataaaaaatacaaaggAATTGCTGtctaatacatatatttcctTACTTTCTATAaacaattaataaattagaaTGAAATCCATATTAACTATAACGccaatattaattaaatttggcATTATTTgctgattttattttatcaaattatttgGAAATTATTGTCTTAATGcattttgttattaaaaatctTACGATTATCACTTAATGTTgtttttaaagaaaaattataataaacggaattaaaaataatatataattataataaaattcaaaatacCTAATATCTATGttctattattaaaatcaaaaatgtGTTTAAAGCAAGGAAATCAAATccacataaaaaatataataaattaattaaaatataagaagcttaatattgaaaaaacaaaaaacatattttttaaatcataaGGTGAAAAAGCatagtatataaaaaacatcacttatatatacatatgcatgtatatatattaaaaatatagtataGTTTCGGTAATTCGTCAATGCAAAAAACTATAAAATGTTACACAATAATATTGTCtacattattatcattgaTATTAAATGCATGTGATtctcaaataaaattaattttaattaaataactCATCCTCGTAGTTATCTTCTTCACTTTCGTCGTATTCTTCACCACCTTCATACTCCCATATACTATCACTAACTGGTTTGTGAACAGCCTCTTCTATCTTGTTAAAAAGTGATTTTACTACTGGAGACACTAATGAGTATGTATGTCGGTTGATTTTAGGGGGTTGAATAGATTTTGCTACAATCTTCTCAACTGGTTCCAATCCTAATCTTATGGCTTCAATAAGTACTTTCTttgcattttcttttatatgtttttttatgtcaAATTGAGTTtgtaaaaatgatgatgagTCTTGTTGAACTGCACTAAAGATTTCATTGGTAATTGTTTCAGCTAATCCATTTCCAATATCATCCAATGATGCAGATTCTGATATAAATGACTCTAAACTGTTTTTTATACGAATGGCAGATTCCACTCCACCTTCAAGTGATGATGACATTTCTGACCCATTTTTGCCTCTCAAACAAAGAACGttaaaaaagcaaaaaaatacaaggACAGATGATATAACCGacaattttgttaatttattcatttttgtttattttaattataaaggGCAATTGAAATGCTTAtaaattcttttaaaatgatattataaaaattatttcacaaaaaacaaatataaaaacgcaatcgtaaaaaaaagacacaaaaaaacaagaaaattatatttaaagattatgtcatttataatttataattaaaattgtattaaaaatgtatataaaatttttacaaaatataaattaaagatattattttatttcatttttattataaattttattatttttaatttttattaaaaatacagttgtgtaaaaataaagttgtAAATAACACCTACCgcccaaaaaatataataaaaagctATTAAGTCAAGCCAaacttataattataattcaattgttcataaaaatcatgcaataaattgaaaaaatagctctttttttcttttattatatatatagctacctcattt
Protein-coding sequences here:
- a CDS encoding male development gene 1, putative; this encodes MKRINIPTSAIGCLLLFLLSSQNAQYECMNIKGSSNNGSENKANLNAQNGKLNTKWSETGYNFMDLIKNGYVKNKDLDDIKDDLASELATKIQNTVSNYIKEDHDEDEINDDDIKKLKIYVKDISEYVGLKAADLLDKNLENALKPIIENKGSDKPESKLSNEGTSSFRFNNEIIDDEDPEQEIDHFADDLTDEYEVKQIENLEHYDQEINPHH
- a CDS encoding cell traversal protein for ookinetes and sporozoites codes for the protein MNKLTKLSVISSVLVFFCFFNVLCLRGKNGSEMSSSLEGGVESAIRIKNSLESFISESASLDDIGNGLAETITNEIFSAVQQDSSSFLQTQFDIKKHIKENAKKVLIEAIRLGLEPVEKIVAKSIQPPKINRHTYSLVSPVVKSLFNKIEEAVHKPVSDSIWEYEGGEEYDESEEDNYEDELFN